A region of Gracilinanus agilis isolate LMUSP501 chromosome 3, AgileGrace, whole genome shotgun sequence DNA encodes the following proteins:
- the MANEAL gene encoding glycoprotein endo-alpha-1,2-mannosidase-like protein, with protein sequence MARRRRRACIALFLVLLFAFGTLMGLRTLKAPDGLPELAPGLELGPFERRAPMPAGPPAAEAEAARAPQQPPPPAPPRTAAGPSPAPAPVPAPGSGPPVYSDLHVFYYSWYGSPRGREGRYVHWDHVMVPHWDPKVSASYPKGRHSPPDDLGSSFYPELGPYSSRDPEVLREHMNQLKAAAIGVLVLSWYPPGMADDNGEPSDDLVPAILDTAHQYSIKVAFHIQPYKGRDDRTLHDNVKYIIDTYGSHGAFYRYKNSMGRSLPLFYIYDSYLTPPEAWAHLLTPSGSHSIRNTPYDGVFIALLVEEGHKRDILSAGFDGMYTYFASNGFSFGSSHQNWKAVKTFCDANNLMFIPSVGPGYIDTSIRPWNNHNTRNRVNGKYYETALQAALTVRPEIVSITSFNEWHEGTQIEKAIPKKTLTRLYLDYLPHQPNLYLQLTRRWAEHFIKEKEQWLM encoded by the exons ATGGCCCGGCGGCGGCGCCGCGCTTGCATCGCacttttccttgttctgctcttCGCCTTTGGTACCCTAATGGGGCTACGCACATTGAAGGCGCCGGATGGGCTCCCAGAGCTCGCTCCAGGATTAGAACTGGGCCCTTTTGAGCGCCGTGCTCCGATGCCCGCGGGGCCCCCAGCAGCAGAGGCAGAGGCCGCCCGTGCTCCGCAGCAGCCGCCACCCCCAGCACCGCCGCGCACAGCTGCGGGCCCGAGCCCGGCCCCGGCCCCTGTTCCTGCTCCGGGATCTGGCCCGCCAGTCTACTCGGACCTGCATGTCTTCTACTATTCGTGGTACGGTAGTCCACGGGGCCGAGAGGGCCGCTATGTGCACTGGGACCACGTTATGGTGCCCCACTGGGACCCCAAAGTGTCTGCCAGCTACCCCAAGGGCCGCCATAGCCCCCCCGACGATCTGGGCTCCAGCTTCTACCCTGAGTTGGGACCCTACAGCTCCAGGGATCCCGAGGTCTTGCGGGAGCATATGAACCAGCTCAAAGCTGCTGCCATCG GGGTCCTGGTCCTATCCTGGTACCCACCAGGCATGGCTGATGACAATGGGGAACCCTCCGATGATCTAGTACCTGCTATTCTTGATACTGCCCATCAGTACAGCATCAAG GTGGCCTTTCACATACAGCCCTACAAGGGTCGGGATGACCGCACGCTACATGACAACGTCAAATACATCATTGACAC GTATGGGTCCCATGGAGCATTCTATCGCTATAAAAACAGCATGGGCAGGAGCCTGCCCCTCTTCTACATCTACGACTCATACCTGACGCCCCCTGAGGCGTGGGCCCACCTCCTCACCCCCTCAGGATCCCACTCGATCAGAAACACTCCCTACGACGGCGTGTTCATTGCCCTGCTGGTGGAAGAGGGGCACAAGCGTGACATCTTGTCTGCTGGCTTTGACGGCATGTACACGTACTTCGCCTCCAACGGCTTCTCCTTTGGCTCTTCTCACCAGAACTGGAAAGCGGTCAAGACTTTCTGCGATGCCAACAATCTGATGTTCATTCCAAGCGTGGGGCCTGGCTATATTGACACTAGCATCAGGCCCTGGAACAACCACAACACCCGAAACCGGGTCAATGGCAAGTACTACGAGACAGCCCTGCAGGCGGCCCTCACAGTAAGGCCGGAGATTGTCTCCATCACTTCCTTCAACGAGTGGCACGAAGGGACCCAGATCGAGAAGGCCATCCCTAAGAAGACGCTCACACGCCTCTACCTGGACTACCTGCCTCATCAGCCTAACTTGTACCTGCAGCTAACTCGGCGCTGGGCTGAgcatttcattaaagagaaggaACAATGGCTGATGTGA